Proteins encoded in a region of the Triticum dicoccoides isolate Atlit2015 ecotype Zavitan chromosome 3A, WEW_v2.0, whole genome shotgun sequence genome:
- the LOC119267564 gene encoding DNA repair protein RAD5B-like, whose translation MSCDGDEEERPVGGVTPTLPPPVKVKSESPDEVDLKMGPFYADSDEVIVKVEAHGEVEVKRERIHADHGEVKVEAAGEVEVKREPTDADSDKVKLESPAVVEAKIKREPIDADIKHGWVKKEEQPDEIKVPVKEEQGKTASPRHVKKEEEEEDSSEDEVEIIDPPPKSKKRNRGDDDDVVFIDLTTSRPAPYLNPRPIRAMPPPGATPLSDWKMVVAPQPAEMDEYPPDHREWVFFTKSYSTGLSTCRRRKWLDAGEVVHFAFPSHESRIRVPYRQAVALSEIVRFSTNRSGEIGKLSPEWARCLAPLVSSSKVMIQGKMVFPMMELRLMQEVLLYVSWLLCSSKKQASDLAWCYASVQPMADPNYQLGHGPSDPVLYLESLHWGAKSTPQPCNTRMATMPVACVMHDNAVFGLQQINNWSPFNNSMGEGPHNPYFMGSLTKDGRRSWAKGQGKEDTLGDCSSVCCVSEEPDWVDHAGGETKEW comes from the exons ATGTCGTGCGACGGCGACGAGGAAGAGCGCCCCGTCGGCGGTGTTACCCCGACGCTGCCGCCTCCGGTGAAAGTGAAAAGCGAATCCCCCGACGAGGTCGATTTGAAGATGGGGCCATTCTATGCCGACTCCGACGAGGTGATTGTGAAGGTCGAGGCCCACGGTGAGGTCGAGGTCAAGAGGGAGCGAATCCATGCCGACCATGGCGAGGTGAAGGTTGAAGCCGCCGGCGAGGTCGAGGTAAAGAGGGAGCCAACCGATGCGGACTCCGACAAGGTGAAGCTTGAATCTCCCGCCGTGGTCGAGGCCAAGATCAAGAGGGAGCCAATCGATGCCGACATCAAGCATGGCTGGGTCAAGAAGGAGGAGCAACCCGACGAGATCAAGGTCCCGGTCAAGGAGGAACAAGGCAAAACTGCGTCGCCGCGTCATGTAaagaaggaggaagaggaggaggactcTAGTGAAGACGAGGTGGAGATCATTGACCCCCCGCCGAAATCCAAGAAGAGAAACCGCGGAGATGACGACGATGTAGTCTTCATCGATCTCACGACGTCCCGCCCGGCGCCTTACCTGAACCCAAGGCCCATCCGGGCAATGCCGCCGCCGGGGGCCACGCCATTGAGCGACTGGAAGATGGTTGTGGCGCCGCAGCCGGCGGAGATGGACGAGTACCCACCGGACCACCGCGAATGGGTCTTCTTCACGAAGTCCTATTCCACCGGGCTGTCGACTTGTCGCCGGAGGAAGTGGCTGGACGCCGGCGAGGTCGTCCACTTCGCCTTCCCTTCGCACGAAAGCAGGATCAGGGTGCCGTACAGGCAGGCGGTGGCGCTGTCAGAGATCGTGCGCTTCTCGACAAACCGATCTGGAGAG ATCGGGAAGCTGTctcccgagtgggcgaggtgcctTGCCCCGCTGGTGAGTTCTTCCAAGGTTATGATCCAGGGGAAGATGGTGTTTCCGATGATGGAGCTCAGGCTGATGCAGGAGGTGTTGCTCTATGTCAG CTGGCTTCTCTGCAGCAGCAAGAAGCAAGCAAGCGATTTG GCATGGTGCTACGCGTCGGTCCAACCAATGGCGGATCCTAATTATCAGCTGggtcacgggccgtcggatccagtgCTGTACCTAGAATCGTTACATTGGGGTGCCAAAAG CACACCACAACCTTGCAACACCCGAATGGCGACCATGCCGGTAGCTTGTGTCATGCACGACAATGCTGTCTTTGGCTTGCAACAAATAAACAA TTGGAGCCCTTTCAACAATAGCATGGGAGAGGGGCCTCACAACCCCTATTTCATGGGATCCTTGACAAAGGATGGGAGAAGGAGCTGGGCGAAGGGGCAGGGAAAGGAGGACACCCTTGGGGACTGCAGCTCTGTGTGCTGCGTATCAGAGGAGCCAGATTGGGTGGATCATGCAGGCGGGGAGACGAAGGAGTGGTAG